The genomic window CACCCAACATCAGGAAACAACGATAGGTGCGATCTAAATATTTCACAGGATCATATAAAGCACAGAAAGCTTCAACATACTCTCTAGCAATATCTTCTAAAGGACGGGTAGCAATAAAATTCATCAACGTAGTTTGGTTGATGTTACTTTCTTGATTTTCCCGTAATCTGCCTTCTTTCTTCAGGCGATGCCATAATGCTGTGTTGGGTAAGGCTTGCAACATAGCGAAGGTGGTAGAAGGAATTGCAGCTTGTTCAGCAAACCTGACGATGCGATCGCCTGCGCCTGCTTTTTCACCATCAAATCCAATAATAAACCCAGCCATTGGGCGTAACCCAGCTTTGATGATGGTTTGCACTGCATCAGTTAAAGAACTCCGAGTATTTTGGAATTTCTTCGTCATTTGCAAGCTATCTTCATCTGGGGTTTCAATTCCCAAAAATACGGCGGAGAAACCAGACTCAACCATTAAATCTAGCATTTCTTGGTCTTGTGCTAAATCAACGGAAGCTTCAGTATCAAATTTAAACGGATACTGGTGTTCTGCCATCCAGACTTTTAACTCTTTCAGCAACAGCTTCACATTGCGCTTGTTACCGATAAAGTTATCGTCTACCATAAACACACCCCGCCGCCAACCCAATTCATAGAGGTAGTCTAACTCTGCTAATAGTTGGGCTGGATTTTTGGTGCGGGGTTTGCGTCCATACAGCACAATAATGTCGCAGAATTCACACTGGAAGGGACAGCCGCGAGAAAACTGCACTGACATCATGTCATAAGCATTAAATTCTAGTAAGTCAAAGCGGGGTATGGGTGTGCTTGTTACATCTGGTTTTTCGGCAGTGCGGAATTTCCCAGAGGTTTCCCCTCGTTGAATTGCTTCCACAAACATAGGTAGGGTGATTTCCCCTTCATCCAAAATCAGGAAATCTGCCCCAACATTCTCCACATCATGGGGTGTAGATGTGGGATAAGGTCCACCCACAGCCACCAACTTACCGCGTTGCTTGGCTTCTTGGATTTGTTCTAATAAATCTTGTTTCTGGACAATCATCGCGGAGAAAATCACGAGATCCGCCCACGCCCATTCTTCCTCTGTGGCTGGACGAATGTTGCGATCCACCAGCTTAAATTCCCATTCTTGGGGTAGAATCGCCGCTACTGTGACTAAACCCAATGGTGGTAACAGCACTTTGCGATCGACTAAAGCTAGAATTTTTTCGTATGACCAAAAGGTTTTGGGAAAAATTGGATATACCAGTAGAACACGCATCTCGTATCAATCCTCACGCTTTGATTGTGATCCCAATTTAACGAAAATAATTACTAATTGACTTTTAAGTAGATTGGCTTTAGTGTACCTCTATTAGTTTTTACTGTGCAATTAGTGGTAAAAAATATTGAACCACAGAGACACTAAGACACAGAGAGACTCAAAGCAATTTCTCCGTGTCTCCGTGTCTCTGTGGTTGAAAAGCTTGATACATGAAAAAATTAGCGGCGATCGCCTAGGTTAGCGCGTAGCCCATCGCTAGTGGCTAATGCACTATTTTCCAGTTGCTTTATTTGTTGTGAATGTTGTGCTAATCGGACTGAGAGACTCTGACAAACTAACTCGCACAAATCAAAAATAATTGGGTCAGCAATTTCATAAAACACACTCACGCCTTGTGGTTGACGCTTGATAATACCTGTCTGCGCCAAAATTTGCAGGTGCTTAGAAACATTAGCTTGTTTGAGTTGCGTAATTTCCATAATTTCACTGACATTTTTTGCACCTGTTTTCAACGCGCACAAAACTTGTAAGCGACTCACTTCAGATAAAACTTTGAAATACTCTGCAATGGGTGTGAGTGTCGTAGGAGACGATTCGAGCATAGTGCAATCAATTTCAGTAGATTTTTTGTTGACACTAGCTATTGTACCATGTTTATATTATATTACTATATAGTAGTATAGTAGCTAATAACCAAACAGATGATTGTCTAGGAGTTGAGACTATGTTTTTTCGACAACTATTTGATCCAGAAACCAGCACTTACACTTATTTGATTGCAGATGAGATCAGCAAGACAGCAATTTTAGTTGATCCAGTGCTAGAACAAGT from Nostoc sp. UHCC 0870 includes these protein-coding regions:
- a CDS encoding B12-binding domain-containing radical SAM protein, encoding MRVLLVYPIFPKTFWSYEKILALVDRKVLLPPLGLVTVAAILPQEWEFKLVDRNIRPATEEEWAWADLVIFSAMIVQKQDLLEQIQEAKQRGKLVAVGGPYPTSTPHDVENVGADFLILDEGEITLPMFVEAIQRGETSGKFRTAEKPDVTSTPIPRFDLLEFNAYDMMSVQFSRGCPFQCEFCDIIVLYGRKPRTKNPAQLLAELDYLYELGWRRGVFMVDDNFIGNKRNVKLLLKELKVWMAEHQYPFKFDTEASVDLAQDQEMLDLMVESGFSAVFLGIETPDEDSLQMTKKFQNTRSSLTDAVQTIIKAGLRPMAGFIIGFDGEKAGAGDRIVRFAEQAAIPSTTFAMLQALPNTALWHRLKKEGRLRENQESNINQTTLMNFIATRPLEDIAREYVEAFCALYDPVKYLDRTYRCFLMLGAPRYKTPFKMPELVVIKALLIVIWRQGIKRETRWKFWHHLFSILKHNPGVVEHYISACAHNEHFLEYRQIVRDEIEKQLAEYLAQGAETPYVPVVEAKAEAVVS
- a CDS encoding ArsR/SmtB family transcription factor; its protein translation is MLESSPTTLTPIAEYFKVLSEVSRLQVLCALKTGAKNVSEIMEITQLKQANVSKHLQILAQTGIIKRQPQGVSVFYEIADPIIFDLCELVCQSLSVRLAQHSQQIKQLENSALATSDGLRANLGDRR